From the genome of Halobellus litoreus, one region includes:
- a CDS encoding HAD family hydrolase, with protein sequence MAVTFDLFGTLVAVDRPDDPAAAVAAELRDRDVPVPTDWSAAYAERHVDAPEGAEVPLPAHVAAALRARGVDVPNNAARRAVVAAFDPDVRTRPGASDAVAAAAERGPVGLLSNCSVPELVSRTLIRSTLDRAAFDATVTSVGCGWRKPHPKSFETAAGELGVAPASLVHVGDDDATDGGITSLGGTFVDVTESDLDAVAGRLRRGESLGGAAPCR encoded by the coding sequence GTGGCAGTAACGTTCGATCTCTTCGGGACGCTCGTCGCGGTCGACCGGCCGGACGACCCCGCCGCCGCGGTCGCGGCGGAACTCCGCGATCGCGACGTCCCAGTGCCGACCGACTGGTCGGCCGCCTACGCCGAGCGACACGTCGACGCCCCGGAAGGCGCGGAAGTGCCGCTTCCGGCACACGTCGCCGCCGCGCTCCGCGCCCGCGGCGTCGACGTCCCCAACAACGCCGCCCGGCGCGCCGTCGTCGCCGCCTTCGATCCCGACGTGCGGACCCGTCCGGGCGCGTCCGACGCCGTCGCGGCCGCCGCGGAGCGCGGCCCGGTCGGTCTCCTCTCGAACTGTTCGGTCCCCGAACTCGTCTCGCGGACGCTGATCCGGTCGACGCTCGATCGCGCCGCGTTCGACGCCACGGTGACGAGCGTCGGCTGCGGGTGGCGCAAGCCGCATCCGAAGTCGTTCGAGACGGCCGCGGGCGAACTCGGCGTCGCCCCGGCGTCGCTCGTCCACGTCGGCGACGACGACGCCACGGACGGCGGGATCACATCGCTCGGCGGGACGTTCGTCGACGTCACCGAGTCCGACCTGGACGCCGTCGCGGGTCGACTGCGCCGGGGCGAGTCGCTCGGAGGTGCCGCCCCGTGCCGGTGA
- a CDS encoding double zinc ribbon domain-containing protein, with protein MSKITFRADDDLVERLEALDTSKSEAMREALRTYLDGADRDDGPSDAGGSEQPIDLDGESSPSERSSDSIDDLVRERVDELVADRLDDRFGRTAPAGRAQDLNVNITLDGVSAEETVATDESSAATTSETERKTRGDGVDADAGAKTCDKCGARVDGDHVYCPNCGEKASHRVFCECGDELRSDWAFCPSCGRRTSAADVLERT; from the coding sequence ATGAGCAAGATCACGTTCCGCGCCGACGACGACCTCGTCGAGCGGTTGGAGGCGCTCGACACCTCCAAGTCCGAGGCGATGCGCGAGGCGCTGCGCACGTACCTCGACGGCGCGGATCGTGACGACGGCCCGTCCGACGCGGGCGGATCCGAGCAGCCGATCGATCTCGACGGGGAGTCGTCACCGTCGGAGCGATCCAGCGACTCCATCGACGACCTCGTTCGGGAACGCGTCGACGAACTCGTCGCGGATCGGCTCGACGACCGGTTCGGCAGGACCGCCCCCGCCGGCCGAGCGCAGGACCTCAACGTCAACATCACCCTCGACGGCGTCAGTGCCGAGGAGACGGTCGCTACCGACGAGTCGTCGGCAGCGACGACGTCCGAAACGGAACGTAAGACACGGGGCGATGGCGTCGACGCGGACGCCGGTGCGAAGACGTGCGACAAGTGCGGTGCACGCGTCGACGGCGATCACGTGTACTGCCCGAACTGTGGAGAGAAGGCCTCCCATCGGGTGTTCTGCGAGTGCGGCGACGAGCTCAGATCGGACTGGGCCTTCTGTCCCAGCTGCGGCCGTCGGACGTCGGCAGCAGACGTGCTGGAACGCACGTAA